The Methanoculleus thermophilus genome contains a region encoding:
- a CDS encoding threonine--tRNA ligase, producing MRLLLIHSDHIEYEARKKTKVAEEDVVPKDALDEALAVFCAVESVDEENIEDAVRQATDEIVATARQLGTTNIMIYPYAHLSSDLASPEAAVSVLKGIEEALKEKEGFVVKRAPFGWYKAFSLSCKGHPLSELSRTIVPGEGAAAPKKEIEHEFFVLTPEGERKDTAEYVKENTPFAALIRKELGYPGQEGSEPVHVDLMRSKELVDYEPRSDVGHLRWMPRGKLIRDLLSDYVLARVLEYGGMPVETPVMYDLADKAISEHAAKFGERQYRFKSGNRDMMLRFAACFGMFCTMHDMHISPNTLPMKLYELSTYSFRHEQKGEVIGLKRLRAFTMPDMHTLCRDVDDALKAFEEQLAIGWKSGADLETPLVGVFRCTRDFYDQYELWVKGIVAKSGVPMLIEILSERVHYWIAKVDLAAIDAQGRPIENPTVQIDVESANRFDIKYYTPDGTEVHPPILHCSPTGSIERVICAMLEGTASQEVPSFPTWLAPTQVRLVPVAERHVCFAEDICARLNAANIRADVDDRDESVNKKIREAGMDWVPYVAVIGDQEAETGRLTVTIRKLSEKKKPYKESMTENELIQAVQMETAGKPFRPLYTPRLLSQKPRFI from the coding sequence ATGCGACTCCTTCTAATCCACTCTGATCATATCGAATACGAGGCCCGGAAGAAGACGAAGGTCGCCGAAGAGGATGTGGTCCCAAAGGACGCCCTCGATGAGGCACTCGCCGTCTTCTGCGCGGTTGAGTCTGTCGACGAGGAGAATATCGAGGATGCCGTCAGGCAGGCGACAGACGAGATCGTCGCCACCGCCCGGCAGCTCGGCACCACCAATATCATGATCTACCCGTATGCCCACCTCTCCTCCGACCTTGCGTCGCCGGAAGCGGCGGTGAGCGTTCTAAAGGGCATTGAGGAGGCCCTCAAAGAAAAAGAGGGCTTTGTCGTAAAGCGGGCGCCGTTCGGCTGGTACAAGGCATTCTCACTCTCCTGCAAGGGTCACCCGCTCTCGGAGCTCTCGCGGACGATCGTCCCGGGAGAAGGGGCGGCCGCACCGAAGAAAGAGATCGAGCACGAGTTCTTTGTCCTCACTCCCGAAGGGGAGCGCAAAGACACGGCCGAATACGTGAAGGAGAATACCCCCTTCGCTGCGCTGATCCGAAAAGAACTCGGATATCCGGGGCAGGAAGGGAGCGAACCGGTTCATGTGGATCTGATGCGGTCCAAGGAACTTGTGGATTATGAACCGCGCTCGGATGTCGGGCACCTCCGCTGGATGCCGCGGGGTAAACTGATCCGGGACCTTCTTTCCGACTACGTCCTTGCACGGGTGCTCGAGTACGGCGGGATGCCGGTGGAGACGCCGGTGATGTACGACCTCGCCGATAAGGCGATCTCGGAGCACGCGGCCAAGTTCGGGGAACGCCAGTATCGGTTCAAGAGTGGCAACCGCGATATGATGCTCCGTTTCGCCGCATGTTTCGGGATGTTCTGCACCATGCACGATATGCATATCTCCCCGAACACCCTCCCGATGAAACTCTATGAGCTCTCGACCTACTCGTTCCGGCACGAGCAGAAGGGCGAGGTGATCGGCTTAAAGCGTCTGCGTGCCTTCACGATGCCCGATATGCACACCCTCTGCCGCGACGTCGACGACGCACTCAAGGCGTTTGAGGAGCAGCTCGCGATAGGCTGGAAGAGTGGTGCAGATCTTGAGACGCCGCTCGTCGGGGTCTTCCGGTGCACCCGCGACTTCTATGACCAGTACGAACTCTGGGTGAAGGGAATCGTCGCAAAGTCGGGTGTCCCAATGCTGATCGAGATCCTCTCGGAGCGGGTTCACTACTGGATCGCTAAAGTCGATCTTGCGGCAATCGATGCCCAGGGAAGACCGATCGAGAACCCGACGGTCCAGATCGACGTCGAGAGCGCCAATAGGTTCGATATTAAGTATTACACCCCCGACGGGACGGAAGTCCACCCCCCGATCCTCCACTGCTCACCGACGGGCTCGATCGAGCGGGTGATCTGTGCGATGCTCGAGGGCACTGCAAGTCAGGAGGTCCCCTCGTTCCCGACCTGGCTCGCACCGACCCAGGTCAGGCTGGTGCCGGTGGCGGAGCGGCACGTCTGCTTCGCCGAAGATATCTGTGCACGCCTGAACGCTGCCAACATCAGGGCGGATGTTGACGACCGGGACGAGAGCGTGAACAAGAAGATCCGCGAAGCCGGGATGGACTGGGTACCGTACGTTGCGGTGATCGGCGACCAGGAAGCCGAGACCGGCAGGCTCACAGTCACCATCCGAAAGCTCTCCGAGAAGAAGAAGCCCTACAAAGAGTCAATGACCGAGAACGAGCTCATCCAAGCGGTGCAGATGGAGACCGCTGGAAAACCATTCCGACCGCTCTACACCCCGAGGCTTCTCTCGCAGAAGCCCCGGTTTATCTAA
- the dcd gene encoding dCTP deaminase — protein sequence MILVDWQIEDRIRRGHIKVHPYDPGLIQPNSLDIRLGSHFVWYTPGDTVIDPYEKETICAKTEELVADSIVLAPGQFLLAETLEEIELPDDVVASIEGKSSIARLGIELHQTGGWIDAGFRGTITLEMCNVNSRPVRVYAGMPIGQLVFYRTDRAACPYNMKKDAKYMDQRQATLSRYHENARAKHDLS from the coding sequence ATGATTCTTGTCGACTGGCAGATAGAAGACCGCATCAGGCGCGGGCACATCAAGGTGCATCCCTATGATCCCGGCCTGATCCAGCCCAACTCCCTCGATATCAGACTTGGTTCTCACTTCGTCTGGTACACCCCGGGAGATACAGTGATCGACCCCTACGAGAAAGAGACAATCTGTGCAAAGACCGAAGAGTTGGTGGCTGACTCGATCGTCCTTGCCCCCGGGCAGTTCCTCCTCGCTGAGACACTCGAGGAGATCGAACTGCCCGACGACGTCGTGGCAAGCATTGAGGGGAAGAGCAGCATTGCGCGCCTCGGGATTGAACTCCACCAGACGGGGGGCTGGATCGATGCGGGTTTCCGCGGGACAATCACGCTCGAGATGTGCAATGTGAACTCAAGACCCGTTCGGGTCTACGCAGGGATGCCGATTGGGCAACTGGTCTTCTATCGCACGGATCGCGCAGCGTGCCCGTACAATATGAAGAAAGACGCAAAGTACATGGACCAGCGGCAGGCGACCCTCTCCCGTTACCATGAGAATGCGCGCGCCAAGCATGATCTCTCTTGA
- a CDS encoding RNA methyltransferase, with product MPEISIVLVEPLYEGNVGFTARVMKNFGFTQLVLVNPCPLGDDAIMRASHARDVLENAQRMTIEEIYREFDFVIATTGEVSKSVCTPMRMPYYSPAEVREIVADIDGSIAILFGRENWGLANTELARANLICTIPTSKVYPILNLSHAVGILCYELANLPRGTYPLAGPIEMDSLYQHIETFLDKIDHPDFKRENTMLLIRRVLGRTKLTTREVSTLHGLMRRTEWHLENKE from the coding sequence ATGCCTGAGATTTCAATCGTCCTGGTCGAACCCCTCTATGAGGGGAATGTCGGATTTACCGCCCGGGTGATGAAGAACTTCGGATTCACCCAGCTGGTCCTCGTCAACCCCTGTCCCCTTGGCGACGATGCTATCATGCGCGCCTCCCATGCCCGCGACGTCCTGGAGAATGCTCAACGGATGACGATCGAGGAGATCTACCGGGAGTTTGACTTTGTGATCGCGACGACCGGCGAAGTGAGCAAGTCCGTCTGCACCCCGATGCGGATGCCCTACTACTCGCCGGCGGAGGTCCGGGAGATCGTCGCCGATATCGATGGTTCGATTGCAATCCTCTTTGGGCGGGAGAACTGGGGCCTTGCAAACACCGAACTTGCGCGGGCAAACCTCATCTGCACCATCCCGACCTCGAAGGTCTACCCCATCCTCAACCTCTCTCACGCGGTCGGGATCCTCTGCTATGAACTTGCGAATCTGCCTCGCGGGACGTATCCTCTTGCAGGACCCATCGAGATGGACTCGCTCTACCAGCACATCGAGACCTTCCTCGATAAGATCGACCACCCGGATTTCAAGCGAGAGAACACGATGCTTCTCATCCGCCGGGTGCTTGGCCGGACCAAACTCACCACCCGCGAGGTGAGTACGCTTCATGGGTTGATGCGCCGGACGGAGTGGCATCTCGAAAACAAAGAATAG
- a CDS encoding phosphoglycerol geranylgeranyltransferase — protein MHANWKTWAHVTKLDPDKHLPQGAIEEIATSGTDALMLSGTLNVTPENLSELLDLVSAYGLPLVVEPAGPECAIFDGAIDYLFVPSVMNTDDVRWIVGKHHTWLRHASSIMWDMVVPEAYIVLNPNSAVGRVTGANCALSAEDVAAFAEVADRYFHFPIVYIEYSGTYGDPSIVQAAANAVEHATLYYGGGIRSAEQAAEMGRIADTIVVGNAVYEEGIDVLRATVRAVQ, from the coding sequence ATGCACGCGAACTGGAAGACCTGGGCACACGTGACAAAACTGGACCCCGACAAACACCTTCCGCAGGGAGCCATAGAGGAGATCGCAACAAGCGGAACTGACGCTCTGATGCTCTCGGGCACCCTGAACGTAACTCCGGAGAACCTCTCCGAACTCCTGGACCTGGTCTCGGCATACGGGTTGCCGCTGGTAGTAGAGCCGGCAGGTCCTGAATGCGCCATATTCGATGGTGCGATCGACTACCTCTTTGTGCCCAGCGTGATGAATACAGACGACGTCCGCTGGATCGTCGGAAAGCATCACACCTGGCTGCGCCATGCGAGCAGCATCATGTGGGATATGGTGGTGCCTGAAGCCTACATCGTCCTCAACCCGAACTCCGCCGTCGGGAGGGTGACGGGAGCAAACTGCGCACTCTCAGCTGAGGATGTGGCCGCGTTCGCGGAAGTAGCAGACCGTTACTTCCACTTCCCGATCGTCTACATCGAGTACAGCGGGACCTACGGGGACCCTTCGATCGTGCAGGCGGCCGCCAACGCAGTCGAGCATGCTACCCTATACTATGGCGGCGGGATCCGCTCGGCGGAGCAGGCGGCGGAGATGGGCCGTATTGCCGACACGATCGTTGTAGGGAATGCCGTCTACGAGGAGGGAATCGATGTGCTCCGGGCGACGGTCCGGGCCGTACAGTGA
- a CDS encoding DNA topoisomerase I: MHLIIAEKNISANRIAQILAGNEKVKAVKEGNVYTYSFDTKTVVGLKGHVVEIDFEPGYTNWRSEVHTPRSLIDAGTVKKPTEKKIVNLIQKLAKKADLVTIATDYDTEGELIGKEAYELVRAVNPTVKINRARFSAITPAEIRAAFENPTDLDFALAAAGEARQTVDLMWGASLTRFISLAARRGGKNILSVGRVQSPTLAMIVDREREIENFVPQTYWMLSLETEKDGMQVEARHTNGRFTDHDAALAAKAGTKEPLVVTSVKEGQKNDRAPTPFDTTTFIVAASRLGFSAANAMRIAEDLYMNGYISYPRTDNTVYPKSLNLDAILNTLRGGVFDADVAWVQQHRRPVPTRGKKESTDHPPIHPTGAATREALGQDQWKVYELVVRRFLATLSPDAQWVTTKCLFDASGEPYTATGGRLISPGWRRIYPYSEAKENILPVLAEGDRLPIKKVNLEEKQTQPPARYSQSRLIQVMEELGLGTKSTRHEVIGKLIARRYVEGNPLRPTLVGRAVTDALDNHAEMITEPEMTRTLEEHMQLIKQRERTRDDVIAESRKMLHKVFDKLEAHEEEIGSEIMEQTAEEHTVGLCPVCGHELRIRHLGVSQFIGCTGYPECRFNISLPGSTWGRAIRLEDTCEKHGLAHVRLIQKGSRPWDLGCPLCSHITSNLEALRMMPSMTDDLIERLHARHIYTVSEIAGMRPKDLMEAIAVGENEADRLIEEAKDALEILRHRSELRKFIRKIVPPRKGRSHAKIMQSLLEQGIGDIRALSGADPAALKKAGIPEAAATELLEAARGLCNERALREAGIPAVSLKKYQAGGVATPDDLCYLPIPYLASKTGINPETVHKHVDMVCRRLGRPTPPKVTKAALERGRKELLEIPGIGEATVEKLYLAGIYDAATLREADVDEASSITGITKTRLHDYIGHLK, translated from the coding sequence GTGCACCTGATCATAGCAGAGAAGAACATCTCAGCAAACCGAATCGCACAGATCCTCGCTGGCAACGAGAAGGTAAAGGCGGTCAAAGAGGGGAACGTATACACCTACTCCTTCGACACCAAGACAGTGGTGGGCCTCAAAGGGCACGTGGTGGAGATTGATTTCGAGCCCGGCTACACAAACTGGCGTAGCGAAGTCCACACCCCCAGAAGCCTCATCGATGCGGGCACCGTCAAGAAACCGACTGAAAAGAAGATTGTCAACCTGATCCAGAAACTTGCAAAGAAGGCAGACCTCGTCACCATCGCGACGGATTACGATACCGAGGGAGAACTGATCGGCAAGGAGGCCTACGAACTTGTCCGTGCGGTGAATCCGACGGTCAAGATCAACCGGGCCCGATTCTCGGCAATTACCCCGGCGGAGATCCGGGCCGCCTTTGAAAACCCAACCGATCTTGATTTCGCCCTCGCAGCCGCCGGCGAAGCACGCCAGACGGTCGACCTGATGTGGGGTGCGTCGCTGACCCGGTTCATCAGCCTTGCGGCCCGGCGGGGTGGCAAGAACATCCTCTCCGTCGGCCGGGTCCAGAGCCCGACGCTTGCGATGATCGTCGATCGGGAGCGCGAGATCGAGAACTTCGTCCCACAGACATACTGGATGCTCTCGCTTGAGACCGAAAAAGACGGCATGCAGGTGGAGGCACGGCATACCAACGGACGGTTCACCGACCACGATGCGGCTCTTGCCGCGAAAGCGGGGACAAAAGAGCCGCTTGTGGTCACAAGCGTAAAAGAAGGTCAGAAGAACGATCGGGCGCCGACACCGTTCGACACCACGACCTTCATTGTCGCGGCGAGCCGTCTCGGCTTCTCCGCGGCGAATGCTATGAGGATCGCCGAAGACCTCTACATGAACGGTTACATCTCCTATCCGAGGACCGACAACACGGTCTACCCGAAGTCGCTGAATCTGGACGCGATCTTAAACACCCTCCGGGGCGGGGTGTTTGATGCGGACGTCGCCTGGGTGCAGCAGCACCGGCGACCGGTCCCGACCAGGGGCAAGAAGGAGAGCACCGACCATCCGCCGATCCACCCGACGGGCGCCGCAACCCGCGAGGCTCTAGGGCAGGACCAATGGAAGGTCTACGAACTCGTTGTCCGTCGGTTCCTTGCGACCCTCTCTCCCGATGCGCAGTGGGTGACTACCAAATGCCTCTTCGATGCATCTGGAGAGCCGTACACGGCAACAGGCGGCCGACTCATCTCCCCCGGATGGCGCAGGATCTATCCATACTCTGAGGCAAAGGAGAATATCCTCCCGGTGCTTGCCGAGGGAGATCGCCTCCCAATAAAGAAGGTAAACCTCGAGGAGAAGCAGACACAGCCTCCGGCACGCTACTCCCAGAGCCGTCTCATCCAGGTGATGGAGGAACTCGGTCTCGGTACGAAGAGCACCCGGCATGAGGTGATCGGGAAACTCATCGCCCGTCGCTATGTGGAGGGGAACCCGCTCCGACCCACTCTCGTCGGGAGAGCCGTCACGGACGCTCTCGACAACCACGCGGAGATGATCACCGAGCCCGAGATGACCCGGACGCTTGAAGAGCATATGCAGCTCATCAAGCAGCGTGAGCGTACCCGCGACGACGTCATCGCAGAGTCGCGCAAGATGCTCCATAAAGTCTTTGACAAGCTCGAGGCGCACGAGGAGGAGATCGGCAGCGAGATCATGGAGCAGACCGCAGAGGAACATACCGTCGGTCTCTGCCCGGTCTGCGGGCACGAACTCCGGATCCGGCATCTGGGTGTCTCGCAGTTTATAGGCTGCACCGGCTATCCGGAGTGCCGGTTCAACATCAGCCTACCCGGCAGCACCTGGGGACGGGCAATCCGGCTCGAAGATACCTGTGAGAAACACGGGCTCGCCCACGTCCGCCTGATCCAGAAGGGATCTCGCCCATGGGATCTCGGCTGCCCGCTCTGCAGCCACATTACCTCAAACCTTGAGGCGCTCCGGATGATGCCCTCGATGACCGATGATCTCATTGAGCGCCTCCATGCGCGCCACATCTACACAGTCTCCGAGATCGCCGGCATGCGGCCAAAAGATCTCATGGAGGCTATTGCTGTCGGCGAAAACGAGGCCGATCGGCTCATAGAGGAGGCGAAAGATGCACTCGAGATCCTTCGACACCGATCGGAACTTCGAAAGTTCATCAGAAAGATCGTGCCGCCGAGGAAGGGCCGGAGCCATGCAAAGATCATGCAGAGCCTTCTCGAGCAGGGGATCGGGGATATCCGCGCGCTCTCCGGGGCCGACCCTGCCGCGCTCAAGAAGGCCGGAATCCCTGAAGCGGCGGCTACGGAGCTCCTTGAGGCAGCGCGCGGCCTCTGCAACGAGCGCGCACTTCGGGAGGCCGGGATCCCCGCGGTCAGCCTGAAGAAATACCAGGCCGGTGGTGTTGCAACACCCGATGACCTCTGCTACCTCCCTATCCCATACCTTGCAAGCAAAACCGGCATTAATCCGGAGACCGTACATAAACATGTGGATATGGTCTGCAGGCGCCTTGGACGCCCCACCCCGCCGAAAGTCACCAAGGCCGCCCTTGAGCGCGGGCGAAAAGAGCTCCTGGAGATCCCCGGGATCGGGGAGGCGACCGTGGAGAAACTCTACCTTGCAGGCATATATGACGCCGCAACACTGCGGGAGGCCGACGTGGATGAGGCTTCCTCGATCACCGGCATCACAAAGACCAGACTCCACGACTACATCGGCCATCTGAAGTGA
- the gatB gene encoding Asp-tRNA(Asn)/Glu-tRNA(Gln) amidotransferase subunit GatB has product MKTIIGLEIHVQLSTATKLFCGCSTDYRDDEPNTHCCPICLGLPGALPRLNRKAVEYGLSVAKALNMKVPEVSEFARKNYFYPDLPKAYQITQYDKPLAVEGTVEIEDDEGHEKIVRITRVHLEEDPGRLVHVTGSSKYSLVDYNRSGIPLLEIVTEPDLRSPQEARRFLNKLRAILEYLGVFDGDREGALRVDANISLEGSERVEVKNISSYKGVEKALTFEVTRQKNLLRRGQKVVRETRHFMEGRGITTSARGKEEEYDYRYFPEPDLQPLRVADWMEKIKLPELPTARKNRFMEQYGISLNHARTLTGDPKLADFYEHVAPVDPILSATWVADILLGELNYRDMSISAVPPERFMELLALLRSGTITDKAGVQVLREMLNACAAGKPCEAPATIVKRENLAKAAGDEFTAIVQAVLAANPQAVSDYRAGKKGALNFLVGQVMKETRGRADPRELGRIVAECIDKSEV; this is encoded by the coding sequence ATGAAGACGATCATCGGGCTTGAGATCCACGTCCAGCTCTCGACCGCAACGAAGCTCTTCTGCGGGTGCTCGACGGACTACCGTGACGACGAGCCGAACACTCACTGCTGCCCGATCTGTCTCGGGCTACCCGGTGCGCTTCCCCGCTTAAACAGGAAGGCGGTCGAGTATGGTCTCTCCGTCGCAAAAGCCCTCAACATGAAAGTTCCTGAAGTCTCGGAGTTTGCCCGGAAGAATTACTTCTACCCGGACCTCCCAAAGGCCTACCAGATCACCCAGTACGACAAACCGCTCGCTGTCGAGGGGACCGTCGAGATCGAGGACGACGAAGGGCACGAGAAGATCGTCCGGATCACCCGGGTTCACCTCGAAGAGGATCCCGGAAGACTCGTCCACGTCACGGGATCCTCGAAGTACTCGCTCGTCGATTATAACCGGTCTGGTATCCCGCTTCTTGAGATCGTCACCGAGCCGGATCTGCGGTCACCACAGGAAGCTCGCCGGTTCCTCAACAAACTCAGGGCAATCCTCGAGTATCTCGGGGTCTTTGACGGCGATCGGGAAGGTGCTCTCCGTGTGGATGCAAACATCTCACTTGAAGGCTCCGAACGGGTTGAGGTCAAGAACATCTCCTCCTACAAAGGCGTCGAGAAGGCCCTCACCTTCGAGGTGACCCGGCAGAAGAACCTGCTCCGGCGTGGACAGAAAGTTGTGAGGGAGACCCGGCACTTCATGGAAGGGCGCGGGATCACCACCTCCGCTCGCGGCAAAGAGGAGGAGTACGATTACCGCTACTTCCCGGAGCCCGATCTCCAGCCGCTCCGCGTCGCGGACTGGATGGAAAAGATCAAACTTCCCGAACTGCCCACTGCACGAAAGAACCGGTTCATGGAGCAGTACGGTATATCACTCAACCATGCCCGAACCCTGACCGGCGACCCGAAACTCGCCGATTTCTACGAACATGTCGCACCCGTGGACCCGATCCTCTCCGCTACCTGGGTGGCCGATATCCTCCTCGGGGAACTCAACTACCGTGATATGAGCATATCCGCCGTCCCGCCCGAGCGTTTCATGGAACTCCTCGCGCTTCTCCGGTCGGGGACGATCACCGACAAGGCCGGGGTCCAGGTCCTCAGAGAGATGCTCAATGCCTGCGCCGCAGGAAAGCCCTGTGAAGCGCCTGCAACGATCGTTAAGCGTGAAAACCTGGCAAAGGCTGCTGGAGACGAATTTACCGCCATCGTGCAGGCTGTGCTCGCTGCAAACCCCCAGGCAGTGAGTGACTACCGGGCCGGCAAGAAGGGCGCCCTGAACTTCCTGGTGGGCCAGGTGATGAAGGAGACCCGTGGACGGGCAGACCCGCGGGAACTTGGGCGCATCGTAGCCGAGTGTATTGATAAAAGCGAGGTGTAA
- the gatA gene encoding Asp-tRNA(Asn)/Glu-tRNA(Gln) amidotransferase subunit GatA — protein MTGILDYSPDDRYNAFITTCREAPYGDGVLGGVAVAIKDNISTAGIQTTCGSRILEGYIPPYDAYVVELIRKAGAAIVGKTNMDEFGMGSTTETSAFGPTKNPVDPTRVPGGSSGGSAAAVAAGLVPMALGTDTGGSIRCPAAFCGIVGLKPTYGRVSRYGLIAYANSLEQIGPMARTVEDVSRLMSVIARYDPRDSTMLDRPYDHKPSADVKGLRIGIPKEYFGEGVDPRIADTVRDAIGVLEGLGAETVPVSIPGMQHALAAYYVICTSEASSNLARFDGVRYGPAVDTRKTWHEAYQDLRGKLFGAEVRRRIMLGTFALSAGYAGRYYAKAQIARRNIRDDFERAFREVDVIAGPTMPTVAFRLGEKTDPLSMYLSDILTVPANLAGIPAISVPCGKVDGLPVGLQIMGRQFEDERVVDTAYAYEQEVRA, from the coding sequence GTGACGGGGATTCTTGACTACTCGCCGGACGATCGGTACAACGCATTCATCACCACCTGCCGCGAGGCACCGTATGGCGATGGCGTGCTCGGCGGCGTTGCCGTCGCGATCAAAGACAACATCTCCACGGCCGGTATACAGACTACCTGCGGGTCACGGATTCTCGAGGGCTACATCCCGCCGTACGACGCCTACGTCGTCGAACTCATCAGAAAAGCAGGAGCCGCGATCGTCGGCAAGACCAACATGGACGAGTTCGGCATGGGCTCCACCACCGAGACGAGCGCGTTCGGTCCCACAAAAAATCCAGTCGACCCGACGCGAGTACCGGGCGGGTCATCCGGCGGAAGCGCCGCCGCCGTGGCTGCGGGGCTCGTCCCGATGGCGCTCGGCACCGATACCGGCGGCTCGATCCGATGTCCTGCGGCGTTTTGCGGGATCGTAGGGCTCAAACCCACGTACGGTCGGGTCTCACGTTACGGCCTCATTGCCTACGCAAACTCCCTTGAGCAGATCGGACCGATGGCACGGACGGTAGAGGATGTATCGCGCCTGATGTCGGTGATCGCACGGTACGATCCCCGCGACTCGACAATGCTTGACCGCCCGTATGACCACAAGCCTTCGGCCGATGTCAAAGGGCTCCGGATAGGGATCCCGAAAGAATACTTCGGCGAGGGCGTGGACCCCCGTATCGCAGATACGGTCCGCGACGCGATCGGAGTCCTTGAAGGGCTCGGGGCCGAGACCGTCCCGGTGAGCATTCCCGGCATGCAGCACGCGCTTGCGGCCTACTACGTCATCTGCACGAGTGAAGCCTCCTCGAACCTCGCCCGGTTCGACGGCGTCCGTTACGGCCCGGCGGTAGATACCAGGAAGACCTGGCACGAGGCCTACCAGGACCTGCGGGGGAAGTTGTTCGGGGCCGAGGTCCGGCGCAGGATCATGCTCGGCACCTTTGCGCTCTCTGCAGGCTACGCCGGCCGATACTACGCAAAAGCGCAAATCGCCCGCCGAAACATCAGAGATGACTTCGAGCGGGCCTTCCGCGAGGTCGATGTCATCGCCGGACCCACGATGCCGACCGTGGCCTTCCGCCTCGGCGAGAAGACCGACCCGCTCTCGATGTACCTCTCGGATATCCTCACGGTGCCCGCAAACCTCGCCGGAATCCCGGCGATATCGGTTCCGTGCGGCAAGGTGGACGGCCTACCTGTGGGGCTCCAGATTATGGGGAGGCAGTTTGAGGACGAGCGCGTCGTCGATACCGCGTATGCCTACGAACAGGAGGTGCGGGCATGA
- the gatC gene encoding Asp-tRNA(Asn)/Glu-tRNA(Gln) amidotransferase subunit GatC has translation MITERDIEHIAELADIGISKDEVLEFTTQFNAILDYFKVLDTVVDESTPAAGIFNVFREDEPRPSLSQQDALANAGSTEDGFIKAPRVM, from the coding sequence ATGATCACTGAAAGAGATATTGAACATATAGCAGAACTTGCAGATATCGGCATATCAAAAGACGAAGTGCTGGAATTCACCACCCAGTTCAACGCAATCCTCGACTACTTTAAAGTTCTTGACACCGTAGTCGATGAAAGCACCCCGGCCGCCGGGATCTTCAACGTCTTTCGGGAGGATGAGCCCCGACCAAGTCTCTCACAGCAGGATGCCCTCGCGAACGCGGGTTCTACCGAGGATGGGTTCATAAAAGCGCCGAGGGTGATGTGA
- a CDS encoding asparagine synthase C-terminal domain-containing protein, protein MPTMNLKGWIEQDGMRLSPADLERMLKEGPETITRCGGEFLLTWDDCIARDAFGIIPGPVPPGTISCNGREILRINPDPAPCTLEEAIVTAVSLRSDEGVVAFSGGLDSALIAGLARLPCVTVGVEGSHDATWAAKAARMMDLDLEIVTPRENEVAEALDRVVRVIPEPTNPLEVSIATTLYFAAEWAAEHGHTRILSGQGADELFGGYARYLSSLDLARDLDRDFADLGRQRRRDQAVATLLGTNLSLPYLDVRVVRAARAIPAEEMVRGGVRKHPLRVVAEHHIPTEMAWAEKKAMQYGSGIWKVIQRLARRNGYKKSVQGYLTEISRAEHDH, encoded by the coding sequence ATGCCGACCATGAACTTGAAGGGCTGGATAGAACAAGACGGGATGCGGCTCTCTCCTGCCGACCTGGAGCGGATGCTCAAAGAAGGGCCAGAGACCATCACCCGGTGCGGCGGTGAGTTCCTGCTCACCTGGGATGACTGCATCGCCCGCGACGCTTTCGGGATCATCCCTGGCCCGGTCCCGCCGGGAACCATCTCCTGCAACGGACGCGAGATCCTCAGGATAAATCCCGATCCGGCGCCCTGCACCCTTGAAGAGGCAATCGTCACCGCGGTCAGCCTCCGGAGCGATGAAGGCGTGGTGGCATTCTCCGGCGGTCTCGACTCGGCCCTCATTGCCGGGCTTGCCCGTCTTCCCTGCGTGACGGTGGGGGTCGAAGGGTCGCATGATGCGACTTGGGCAGCAAAGGCAGCGAGGATGATGGACCTAGACCTTGAGATCGTCACACCAAGAGAGAATGAAGTCGCAGAGGCACTCGACCGGGTGGTCCGGGTGATCCCCGAGCCCACAAACCCTCTCGAGGTCTCAATCGCAACGACCCTGTATTTTGCCGCTGAGTGGGCAGCAGAACACGGGCACACCAGGATCCTCTCCGGGCAGGGAGCAGACGAACTCTTCGGCGGTTATGCCCGCTACCTCTCCTCGCTCGACCTCGCTCGCGACCTCGACCGGGACTTTGCTGATCTCGGGCGCCAGAGAAGGCGGGATCAGGCAGTCGCGACGCTTCTCGGGACGAACCTCTCGCTGCCCTACCTGGATGTCCGGGTGGTGCGCGCCGCACGAGCGATCCCGGCCGAGGAGATGGTGCGCGGCGGGGTGAGAAAGCACCCCCTGCGGGTGGTCGCAGAACACCACATTCCCACCGAAATGGCCTGGGCCGAGAAGAAAGCGATGCAATACGGGAGCGGAATCTGGAAAGTTATCCAGCGGCTCGCTCGTAGGAATGGTTATAAAAAGTCGGTACAAGGGTACTTAACGGAGATAAGTAGGGCGGAACATGATCACTGA